The proteins below are encoded in one region of Xenopus laevis strain J_2021 chromosome 8L, Xenopus_laevis_v10.1, whole genome shotgun sequence:
- the LOC108699596 gene encoding uncharacterized protein LOC108699596 isoform X1 codes for MYLNITNTMYHHLFIIIIGLFTLFMNTTSAVTVENFTLFKEKLTLKAHTINVIPCMFQTLKPLNPLRFQLEWGKMDTKGYTRLIHLHGDRVTVASPDLKDKYYIFESQVANGICSLVINPTEMTDSGTYQVRLKIVGKLYEPVPSIDIQVKNQDTDSRGLLDKTTVPPTTIASTAAATVSFEDEILQYINSSAKRETTTSIILGMLLVVGVIGLLIAVQQCMNRRQKNPAGDEENPSSDEENSSSDEKKPPVKTSKKGKDKKKKKKKREKSKSEKSSDESEESASSKSEESEESASSKSEESESD; via the exons ATGTATCTTAATATAACTAATACAatgtatcatcatttatttatcatcaTAATCGgactatttactttatttatgaaTACCACATCAG CAGTGACGGTTGAGAATTTCACCTTATTTAAAGAGAAGCTGACGCTGAAGGCACATACAATCAATGTGATTCCATGTATGTTTCAAACACTGAAACCACTCAACCCACTCAGATTCCAACTGGAATGGGGGAAAATGGATACGAAAGGTTACACACGTCTAATCCACCTGCACGGAGACCGCGTGACAGTGGCATCGCCCGATTTGAAGGACAAATACTACATTTTTGAAAGCCAGGTGGCAAACGGGATCTGCTCTCTGGTGATTAATCCCACAGAGATGACAGACAGCGGCACTTATCAGGTCCGGCTGAAAATTGTAGGAAAGCTGTACGAGCCGGTTCCATCTATAGACATTCAAGTTAAGAATCAAGACACAG ATTCACGGGGATTGTTAGATAAAACGACTGTGCCCCCAACAACTATTGCATCAACAGCCGCAGCCACTGTCTCTTTTGAAGACGAGATCCTCCAATATATTAACTCAAGTGCTAAAAGGGAGACTACGACTAGTATAATCCTTGGAATGCTCCTTGTTGTAGGCGTAATAGGCTTACTAATAGCAGTCCAACAATG TATGaacagaaggcaaaaaaacccggCTGGTGACGAAGAAAACCCATCTAGTGATGAAGAAAACTCATCTAGTGATGAAAAAAAGCCACCAGTTAAGACTTCAAAGAAAGG GAAagataaaaagaagaagaagaagaaaagagaaaaaagcaaGTCAGAAAAGTCTTCTGATGAGAGTGAGGAAAGCGCGTCTAGTAAATCAGAAGAGAGTGAGGAAAGCGCGTCTAGTAAATCAGAAGAGAGTGAAAGTGACTAG
- the LOC108699596 gene encoding uncharacterized protein LOC108699596 isoform X2, which produces MFQTLKPLNPLRFQLEWGKMDTKGYTRLIHLHGDRVTVASPDLKDKYYIFESQVANGICSLVINPTEMTDSGTYQVRLKIVGKLYEPVPSIDIQVKNQDTDSRGLLDKTTVPPTTIASTAAATVSFEDEILQYINSSAKRETTTSIILGMLLVVGVIGLLIAVQQCMNRRQKNPAGDEENPSSDEENSSSDEKKPPVKTSKKGKDKKKKKKKREKSKSEKSSDESEESASSKSEESEESASSKSEESESD; this is translated from the exons ATGTTTCAAACACTGAAACCACTCAACCCACTCAGATTCCAACTGGAATGGGGGAAAATGGATACGAAAGGTTACACACGTCTAATCCACCTGCACGGAGACCGCGTGACAGTGGCATCGCCCGATTTGAAGGACAAATACTACATTTTTGAAAGCCAGGTGGCAAACGGGATCTGCTCTCTGGTGATTAATCCCACAGAGATGACAGACAGCGGCACTTATCAGGTCCGGCTGAAAATTGTAGGAAAGCTGTACGAGCCGGTTCCATCTATAGACATTCAAGTTAAGAATCAAGACACAG ATTCACGGGGATTGTTAGATAAAACGACTGTGCCCCCAACAACTATTGCATCAACAGCCGCAGCCACTGTCTCTTTTGAAGACGAGATCCTCCAATATATTAACTCAAGTGCTAAAAGGGAGACTACGACTAGTATAATCCTTGGAATGCTCCTTGTTGTAGGCGTAATAGGCTTACTAATAGCAGTCCAACAATG TATGaacagaaggcaaaaaaacccggCTGGTGACGAAGAAAACCCATCTAGTGATGAAGAAAACTCATCTAGTGATGAAAAAAAGCCACCAGTTAAGACTTCAAAGAAAGG GAAagataaaaagaagaagaagaagaaaagagaaaaaagcaaGTCAGAAAAGTCTTCTGATGAGAGTGAGGAAAGCGCGTCTAGTAAATCAGAAGAGAGTGAGGAAAGCGCGTCTAGTAAATCAGAAGAGAGTGAAAGTGACTAG